Part of the Henckelia pumila isolate YLH828 chromosome 2, ASM3356847v2, whole genome shotgun sequence genome is shown below.
aTTTCAAGAAACCAATATTGGTTTGTGCAAAAACGATGTCCCTTCAAATGCCATCATGGGGTAACTCTTCATGTATTGATCCAGCTGCAGAGTAGAATATAGAATAATGagcatgaaaagtattttaaaTTTCCAATAGCCTCCATTAAAACAAGCACAAGATAAACCTGTTCCGGGCCAAGGTTTTCGAAACCAAATTTCTTTCTCCACATTGATTCTGCTTCATGGGCAGCAGGAAGCACAAGATTTTTGACATTGAGGTGTGAAAGAAGCTTCTCAATGCAAAAGAAGAGAGATTGGAAGTATCCCTGAGAAATgttattttttcattaaaagaCATATAATTTGTACTCGTTTACATGATTTCTAGTATATATTAGGGTGGACATGCCCCACCTTGCCCTGGCAATCAGGTCTTGTTGCAACTAAGGGAAGCTCTGCTACCTCCGAACCAAATATTCGAATAATTCCAGCGGACACCGCAACAGAGCTATTCAAAATAGACAAAATATATGAATTAAAATAAAGTTTCAATATTCAAACGATGATTTACCAAGGAATTCAACATGTTTTCCTGCATatataaatctatatatattaCTCACTTTGCTGTCAAAATGGCACAATACATGCCACAGAAATCTTGATCCTTGACCTTCCTCCTGGAAAGCAGCAGCCATATGTTAAAGTACCCATTCATATTCACAAAAACAACTTAAAACAACAATTAATGCATAGAATTTTTGAAGCACATACGACGTCTTACCCATAAACCATGTTCGGAATAAGATCATGACTGCTATTGCTGGGAACAACAATCGGTTCAAAACATTCCTGGAAcaatttgattgattgaaaATCACTTCTCAAATTCTTTTCATTGAATAAACTCACAAAATACAatcaatcaaagaaaaaaaCCATGTTAACTATAATTATAAAAGGCAACTTTAGACGTGTGGGCTCGAGTCTGCGCGACCTCGATTTACAAAAATGATTAACTGCCAAGTGAGCTCCTATTCGTCCAcactttacgaaaatgattaataCAAATTGCTATAGAATTTCATTGTTGCccattataaattatttttaaatatttttattttttccatgtGTGACAGAGATCTAAAAATGATGTCTTTCTTCTTAAGATCATATAATTTTAATGGgccataaaataaatttgaaagatGTAACATCAACTCTTGTGCAAATTGCATGCTGAAAAAGTGTTAAACAGAAAAGTATGACAAGAGGATCGAAGAtgataccaaaatttttaagtcCATCCAAATGATGAAAATATCTTAAATTGACACGAAATTTAAAGAGCTGGAATATGATGGGAAAATTTCAGAACAACAATGCAAATAGTAGATTCATAGAAGCACAAGTTGAAAGTTAActtacatgaaaaatattaacaGCACCAGAAAGCCACACCCTGGTGACTTCAGAAGCTTTTTTCCCTTTAAAAAGCCTCCATCTGATTATTTCAAGCTCTGGATTATGTTGTAAACCATGCTCctcaaattttttattcatgaagcttccaatatttGGAGGGAGCATTTGTTCTCCAGCCTCTACCAACTCCTTCAGAGTGGAGTTGATATTGTTGCATTCTATGCAACAAAACCAGTCATCTTCTGGCAATATctgtatttttaattgtttgttataaaatcaaaaagaaaaaagaaaatgttACAAAACCAAAAGATAATGAACATGTTTTCTGTATCGACATATATACCTCTAAATTAGCAATATTTTGCTTCTTCAGACAACAAACGTGATATTCCCTGTCACACTAGAATAACAGATACTCAATGATTATGCTTTGGGGATATATAATAATAGatattaataaattatatatgcaAACCGATAATTCAAAGGAGCGTAATCATGTCTAAAATTAAGAAAGCGAGTTATACCTGATCACATATGATTATTGTGTTGTCTTTTATTCTGAACTTGCTGAACCCATGATCCCTATAAGAACAAGACCATGATTAGTCATTAAAGGAAAAATAAAGCAAAATataatagaaaagaaaatagattGCACACAATTCAATCTCTCGATTAATGAGACTTGTATTTTCTTGTtatttgtaaaaataatttaCAGATTGATTTATAGTAgatataattattaattgtacGTACGTGATTAAGGATGCACTTTGAAAATTGATTTCGAAGATATATAACTTCATAAATTCATTGTATGCCAAAGAAACATATATAGTGCATATAGAGTGCGAAATTAATTTTTGGGAGGCATGCACAAAATTAGCACTCAATTTGCACGCACGGATATAATTATCATGAAATTCTTGAATGAAAAATTTACCGACAAATGGAACATCCACCAATCTCAGCTTCAAAATTTCCAACAACACGAATGCATCGCTGGTTTAATTCTTCAAGAGGGTTTGCGCCAGCAGCAGCAAGAACATTTGCATTGCGCTTTGAAAACTTTTTCTTCCCAAACATGTTTTCACAGTATTTGCAATACCATTTACCTTGGGGAATACCTGGAGGACCAGCGCATTCTACAACGGAAAGTACTTGAAAggttagaatatatatatagatttactGAAAAAACTGGGAACAACTAAATCTACTTACCAACGTGAAAACTTCGCGGGCAATTTCCACAACTTATCATATCTCCCCTAAGCTTGCATATAGAACACAAATCATCTTTCTCCCTCGAAGACGATTCACTGTTTTTCACTTGGTCAACATATAGCTGATGGAGGGACATACCGTTTGCTATAAATATGTTGTGGTAACTGCCAGAACAAGTATATATATTCAAGTTTAAGTAACCTAATTAAGTACTCCACATGTGCAAAAAATTGTGACGTTTGCTTGAAAatgggaaaattgcaaatttagtcctgtatgtttgtcactttgcgattttggtcctttatgttttcacatttcagttttagtcctgtatgttttgatttttggcaatttcggtcctttttcttcgaaaatgctgacgtggcactgtacacgtcagctccacatcagcattgaattggtgccacgtcagcgccacatcggaaaaaggactaaaattgccaaaaaaataaagatagcggactaaaactgcaatctgaaaatataaaggaccaaaatcgcaaagtgacaaacatacaggaccaaaaaagcaattttccccttgaaaattaaaaaaaaaaaatttaaagaatcGCTCACGGTTTCTTGTGGGAACCACATCCAGCATGCTTCTCAAACTGTGAGGGGCTAACCTGTTCATTAACAAAATGATGTCAACATCATAGATAGGATAGGTAATGTACATCTACAACTGATTCAATATCaaacaaatattaattaattaaaaagctCAAAATTACCAATTTATTGCAGCACGAGCAAGAAATTGCACCATCTTTCTTATAACCCTCAAGTTTTACCTGCTTAAAAGTAAGAATGTAGAGGTTGAACAATAATTTCTATATACGATTATCGTATATATGTTAAATTGAATTTACCTGTCCACGTATGATGTATGACAAAGCCGTTCCATCGGGAAGTGCATTCCCTGTTAATATTGATTTGTGCATTCCTAAATCCCTGCAAGACATGAGCGACAAgaataattttcataaatgcatgatcagatgagttcacaTGAGAAACTATAGAACTTATGGTTAATAAGAAACAAATTAAGACATGATGGGCACTTACTTATTCGTTAGTTTCCCCTCATGTTTCAATTTGCTTTGACTACTTGAAGACATTTGAGGCAAATGGATCAAGTAGAAGTTAAGGACCTGAAATGATCGCCATAAACAACTGTTCGGTTGATTATCTAATTCAATATACGTACAACTTGTGAAGATGCACATCCAATGCACATCAATTGCACACATTTTCAGCATAATAATCAGTATTCAACAATTAACAATAAGTTCAAACGGTCATCTAAGACATGTATTTTCCAAAGTTTTTTCATATCCCCGCGGCCTTGTTCATATATTTCACCTTTAATGTAAGGTAAAACTGTaaatttggtcatgtatgtttcgattttttgcaatttcagttttagtcctgcatgttccgatttttggcaatttctgtcctttttattcgaaaatgtttaCGTGATACTGTACACGttagctccacatcagcactgaattggtgccacgtcagcgtcACATCGGAAAAAAAAGACTAAAttaaattgtcaaaaaaaaaataaagactaCAGagtgaaatcgcaaagtgacaaatatatatacatgaccacaaaagcaattttcccttaaTGTAATAATATGGTATTCCAATGAGAAAATCATGCCATGCACGGACTTCATTGTTCATTTCACCTTTAATGTAATAATATGGTATTCCAATGAGAAAATCATGTCATGCACGTACGGACTACAGATTGATCAGTCTTAAAATTTGAATAGAAGTGTATAATTAATGACACATTGAATATCGACTAATTAATATTCCTATTCCGCATGATATTAGCATCGTATTAATTCTTTTCCGATCTCATTAAAATTTATCTTGCTTTGCATAGACTCTTAATATTTCAAATGCATTCAAAAGTCTCGTCAATTCccaaatttatttatgtaaaaCATATTCACATACATAactaagaatttttttttttagttttaaagAATACTATATTTTTTTCATTCCACACGTCATCCATCTATATCTAAACTTGAAGTcatgcaaatttttttaaatttataacttCATTACGCTTTTTATCACCTCTTGAATGGGTAAGaaatgaaataataaaattttacattatttgaTTCTAAAAGATTTTCAcatatatgaaaaattaatggTTAAAAGTATTTAGGATAATACAATTAAATTTTTCCGAACATAAATTTTTATCACCCCTTGAATGGGTAAGaaatgaaataataaaattttacattatttgattctaaaagattttcatatatatgaaaaattaaaggtcaaaataatatttatttaggataatacaataaatttttttcgaacataaatttttttaagtaaattaaatttaaaaccaTCATGAATAATTGAATTTTGCAATAacattaaataaatacataattttttcaTGACTTCGGAAACCTATATGAATTTAAAAATCAGATTTCCATACAAGTTTTTTTTCCCCAAAGCCGTCTTTTGTGGCGAGGGGTTAGGGGACAAATTTCCATACAAGTTTAGAATCACTAATTCGGGCACAAATCAAATTAATCTAACAACAAGGCAAGAATTTAATGAACTAACTTTATAAGGGAATTTGTACCTGAAAAAGTACTAGATCTTCTAGAGGTGGTAAGAACCGAACAACGAAAGAAAACCTTAATCAAGATTGAATAAGAAAAAAGTTACAGAATTGAGATAAACgagataaataattagaatTTCAATGGATAATTTAATAGATTTTTATTGCAATTCCATTGAGGTTAGAGGTATAAATTCTCCGCTgacaaaaaaaaacatcaagAGAACGAAAATGATGATTGAAGAAATGCTATATATACCAAATTGATTATGGCTTAGAGGAAATTCAATAAGAAATTTATctattcttaattaattttttttcgtaAGAGTACGATTtctgttttatatatatatatatatactagctaTCAATGCACATGCGATGCATGTGCAATATAATGAAAAAATacatgtaaataaaaaaattgagcaaggttagaaataaagaaatatatcAAGTGAAAAGATGTTGATAGACcgttcttttaaattttaaattgaatatGATAATGGATTCTATCATAGAAGAGaaagaaattttgatatagactTTTTTGTCCTTTATATATAGAAATGAATTATTACCTTTTAAGGTTAGATGGGTAATGTGACTTTTGTGTCACATGAACGGACCAATTCGGTTAGTATAGGTGCCTCAAGTTTTATATATAGATTAGTTTTACATAGCAACTTTTATACATGTTTAAAGAATTTATAAAATCTATGCCTGAGTGGCTGAGTCAGAGTGTCCTCGTGCGATGCACGTGCATCGcacacataatatatatatatatattatttaattaatatatatatatatatatatatatatattaatatatagttTATGTATTAACATTGAGATTGGTCCCCTTGATTTtccaataattaaaatcattaaaatatttttgttgaaTATAGATCgtaaatttaagaaaaatataatatcctTTGGCATTTAATTAAGAAGAATCGGGCATACAATTTTGACTATTTgtaataacttaattaatttttgacttcATGTAATAATTTAGATTAGATGTGCATGTTtacatgcatatacatataattttatctagaaattAAGTACGTTAAATATAATTAACTTTACTTTTTACATTTAATGGAACAAAGTTTCTTGAAAACATAAGAATTCGttgatttattcaatttttttttttatcataccaACCTGTCCCATACTCCCATGTTTGATTAATTTATTCCATAGATCTTAAGCTattaagaaaatttttttgTCAATAAATCATCACTTTTTAAGGtttttatgaataaataaataa
Proteins encoded:
- the LOC140878553 gene encoding increased DNA methylation 1-like is translated as MKDHGFSKFRIKDNTIIICDQCDREYHVCCLKKQNIANLEILPEDDWFCCIECNNINSTLKELVEAGEQMLPPNIGSFMNKKFEEHGLQHNPELEIIRWRLFKGKKASEVTRVWLSGAVNIFHECFEPIVVPSNSSHDLIPNMVYGRKVKDQDFCGMYCAILTANSVAVSAGIIRIFGSEVAELPLVATRPDCQGKGYFQSLFFCIEKLLSHLNVKNLVLPAAHEAESMWRKKFGFENLGPEQLDQYMKSYPMMAFEGTSFLHKPILMYITYPIYDVDDIFVTEQLIYDVYGDRIDLVEFGIAE